The region AGCGTCAGCGGGATCGGGCCGTCGGTCGACGGGGCCGGACCGGGCGGCGAGATGCCGGCGGCGGCCAGGGCGGCCCGTCCCTCCGGCGTGATCCAGTCGGTCGTCCAGGCCGGGTGCAGGCTGACCCGTACGTCGACCCGGCCGAAGCCGGCGCCCTGCAGCTCGCGCACGAGGTCGTCGCGCATCGCGGCCATCGCCGGGCAGCCGGAGTAGGTCGGGGTGATGTCGACGACCACATGGCCCTCGCCCACGACGTCGACGTCGCGCAGCACCCCGAGGTCGGCGAGGGTGAGCATCGGCAGCTCGGGGTCGGTGACCCTCCGGGCCACGGACCGGGCCTTCTCGAGGGTGCGGCTCATCAGTCTCACCACTGCCCCCTCGGGTGGGCCCGGGCGACCGACTGCATCTCGGCGAGCATCCGGCTGAGCGGCTCGCCGTGCATGCCGTCGCGGCCCGTGCGGCCGAGCACGCCCACCCGGCGCGCGGCCTCCGAGCGCGGGACGTCGGCGGCGGCCAGGACCTGGTCGAGCACGGCCTCCGCGGCCTCGCGGACCCCTCCCGGGTCGACCCCGAAGCCCTGCTCCGCCGCGGCGGCCTCCACCTCGTGGGTGTCGAAAAGCTCGGGCCACAGCGGCCAGAGGGCGTCGTACGCCACCAGGAGGCGCGCCCGAGACTCCTGGGTCCCCTGGGCGAGGGTGACGAACCAGCGCGCGGCGTAGTCGCGGTGGTAGGCCAGCTCCTTGACGCCCTTGACGGCGACGGCGGCGAGCACGTGGTCGCTGCTGGCGCGCAGCCGCTCCCAGGTCGCCAGCCGCCACACGGAGAACAGCAGCACCCGCACGGTCGCCTCGGCGAAGTCGCCGTTGTCGAGCTCGGCGAGGCGGACGTTGCGGAAGTCGTGGGCCTCGCGGAAGTACGCCAGCGCGTCCTCGGGCGGGGCCGGCGAGCCCTCCGGCAGCACCGGCACGACCGACGCGTCGGCCTTGGCCGCGCGGGCGAGCAGCAGCCGGGCCTGGCCGAGCAGGTCGAGCGCGATGTTGGACAACGCGATGTCGTCCTCGAGGTCGGGAGCGTTGCTCGTCCACTCCGACACGCGGTGCGACATGACGAGGGCGTCGTCGCCGAGCATGAGCGCGTACGCCGCCAGGGTCGCCGCGTCGACGCCCTCCGGGATGGTCGTGTCGACGCCGGCGAGCGGGTCCTCGAAGTCGGTGCCGAAGGCCCAGTGGGCGTCGTTGACGAGGAGGCCGGAGTAG is a window of Nocardioides oleivorans DNA encoding:
- the paaC gene encoding 1,2-phenylacetyl-CoA epoxidase subunit PaaC, with product MNEHIHTPPEDEHESAYSGLLVNDAHWAFGTDFEDPLAGVDTTIPEGVDAATLAAYALMLGDDALVMSHRVSEWTSNAPDLEDDIALSNIALDLLGQARLLLARAAKADASVVPVLPEGSPAPPEDALAYFREAHDFRNVRLAELDNGDFAEATVRVLLFSVWRLATWERLRASSDHVLAAVAVKGVKELAYHRDYAARWFVTLAQGTQESRARLLVAYDALWPLWPELFDTHEVEAAAAEQGFGVDPGGVREAAEAVLDQVLAAADVPRSEAARRVGVLGRTGRDGMHGEPLSRMLAEMQSVARAHPRGQW
- the paaD gene encoding 1,2-phenylacetyl-CoA epoxidase subunit PaaD, encoding MSRTLEKARSVARRVTDPELPMLTLADLGVLRDVDVVGEGHVVVDITPTYSGCPAMAAMRDDLVRELQGAGFGRVDVRVSLHPAWTTDWITPEGRAALAAAGISPPGPAPSTDGPIPLTLLPTARQVRCPQCDSPATELVSEFGSTACKAQYRCSSCLEPFDHLKEI